In the genome of Gadus morhua chromosome 14, gadMor3.0, whole genome shotgun sequence, one region contains:
- the LOC115559284 gene encoding lymphocyte-specific protein 1 isoform X4 gives MSSSIKRRQSNKQGLQNLIRVTAQRSQEDAEEVERERRRRSREQPKEQCEHGDQGGRPTWGPSPNPPQDPTPPTAQYDEEVKPPQSRLVLEEDEGFSDWTQRLENRKESLLRQEHSRRSEESRFTHKQKLKHQEEEDKKAEGPETRGSITTPGTSRYSEEKARSLAPKVLPRNISSLESETTRPCSPTHRDLHLVDGEGAGAFKGLDEACQTHRDRGERVVGERKRRKAEQPHDMADLHYSLDERCRLQDVEAESHMTIQEGELGSEEGDQLTQTSHSNHGDTLETNPYGPMGPTFKKLLIRFYPKTEPLTCSLNKSMRRTLSPTADSKIDDYTHDFKSNAKTAKPPATELANPSEPVSFKKNLFEAGDAWTQNSVKVTLSKDAEGLKVGVADLINQWVKASPDGTRSSSPTKPAEIKPGDVLCKKNLWENLGDSSSPGRGGKGSSPGKRYKFVVSGHGKYEKVAVDDNESDCSEHDKYKPAGDYHEDL, from the exons ATGTCCAGCTCCATCAAGAGAAGACAATCCAACAAGCAGGGCTTGCAGAACCTCATAAG GGTGACAGCCCAACGCAGCCAAGAGGATGCTGAGGAGGTGGAGCGCGAGCGCAGACGGAGATCCAGGGAGCAGCCCAAGGAGCAGTGTGAGCATGGAGACCAAGGGGGCAGGCCCACCTGGGGCCCGAGCCCTAACCCGCCACAGGACCCCACACCTCCAACAGCACA GTACGACGAGGAAGTGAAACCTCCTCAAAGCCGATTGGTTCTGGAAGAGGATGAGGGCTTTAGCGATTGGACCCAAAGGTTGGAGAACCGTAAGGAAAGCCTACTGAGGCAGGAGCACAGCCGGAGGTCTGAAGAGAGCCGTTTCACTCACAAGCAGAAGCTCAAacaccaggaggaggaagataaaAAGGCGGAGGGGCCAGAGACCCGAGGCAGCATCACGACTCCAGGAACTTCAAGATACTCAGAGGAAAAG GCGAGGAGCCTAGCGCCCAAGGTCCTGCCGAGGAACATCAGCTCTCTTGAATCAGAAACGACGAGGCCCTG CTCGCCCACTCACAGAGACCTGCACCTGGTGGATGGAGAGGGGGCTGGGGCCTTCAAGGGTCTGGATGAGGCCTGTCAAACACACAGGGACCGAGGGGAgcgggtggtgggggagaggaaaCGCAGGAAGGCAGAGCAGCCGCACGATATGGCAGACCTCCATTACAGCCTGGATGAAAGATGTCGGCTTCAGGATGTGGAG GCGGAGAGTCACATGACCATACAGGAAGGAGAATTGGGCAGTGAGGAGGGTGATCAGCTGACGCAGACCTCACACAGTAACCATGGAGACACGTTGGAGACAAACCCCTATGGGCCCATGGGCCCAACGTTTAAG AAACTTCTCATTCGGTTTTATCCC AAAACGGAGCCCTTAACTTGCTCGTTGAATAAAAG CATGAGAAGAACACTGTCACCTACAGCTGATTCCAAGATTGATGACTACACACATGATTTCAAG AGCAATGCTAAAACAGCTAAACCACCGGCCACAGAACTTGCCAATCCCAGTGAGCCTGTTTCCTTCAAGAAAAACCTGTTCGAGGCTGGTGATGCATGGACCCAGAACTCGGTTAAGGTCACACTGTCCAAG GATGCCGAAGGACTTAAAGTGGGCGTGGCTGACCTCATCAACCAATGGGTGAAGGCAAGCCCAGATGGCACCAGAAGCAGTTCCCCAACCAAACCAGCA GAGATTAAACCGGGAGATGTTTTATGCAAGAAGAACTTGTGGGAGAACCTTGGTGATTCATCATCTCCAGGGAGAGGAGGCAAG GGGAGCTCCCCTGGCAAAAGATACAAATTTGTGGTGTCAGGTCATGGCAAATACGAGAAGGTGGCTGTAGATGATAACGAGTCCGACTGCAGTGAACATGACAAATATAAGCCAG
- the LOC115559284 gene encoding lymphocyte-specific protein 1 isoform X3, protein MSSSIKRRQSNKQGLQNLIRVTAQRSQEDAEEVERERRRRSREQPKEQCEHGDQGGRPTWGPSPNPPQDPTPPTAQYDEEVKPPQSRLVLEEDEGFSDWTQRLENRKESLLRQEHSRRSEESRFTHKQKLKHQEEEDKKAEGPETRGSITTPGTSRYSEEKKARSLAPKVLPRNISSLESETTRPCSPTHRDLHLVDGEGAGAFKGLDEACQTHRDRGERVVGERKRRKAEQPHDMADLHYSLDERCRLQDVEAESHMTIQEGELGSEEGDQLTQTSHSNHGDTLETNPYGPMGPTFKKLLIRFYPKTEPLTCSLNKSMRRTLSPTADSKIDDYTHDFKSNAKTAKPPATELANPSEPVSFKKNLFEAGDAWTQNSVKVTLSKDAEGLKVGVADLINQWVKASPDGTRSSSPTKPAEIKPGDVLCKKNLWENLGDSSSPGRGGKGSSPGKRYKFVVSGHGKYEKVAVDDNESDCSEHDKYKPAGDYHEDL, encoded by the exons ATGTCCAGCTCCATCAAGAGAAGACAATCCAACAAGCAGGGCTTGCAGAACCTCATAAG GGTGACAGCCCAACGCAGCCAAGAGGATGCTGAGGAGGTGGAGCGCGAGCGCAGACGGAGATCCAGGGAGCAGCCCAAGGAGCAGTGTGAGCATGGAGACCAAGGGGGCAGGCCCACCTGGGGCCCGAGCCCTAACCCGCCACAGGACCCCACACCTCCAACAGCACA GTACGACGAGGAAGTGAAACCTCCTCAAAGCCGATTGGTTCTGGAAGAGGATGAGGGCTTTAGCGATTGGACCCAAAGGTTGGAGAACCGTAAGGAAAGCCTACTGAGGCAGGAGCACAGCCGGAGGTCTGAAGAGAGCCGTTTCACTCACAAGCAGAAGCTCAAacaccaggaggaggaagataaaAAGGCGGAGGGGCCAGAGACCCGAGGCAGCATCACGACTCCAGGAACTTCAAGATACTCAGAGGAAAAG AAGGCGAGGAGCCTAGCGCCCAAGGTCCTGCCGAGGAACATCAGCTCTCTTGAATCAGAAACGACGAGGCCCTG CTCGCCCACTCACAGAGACCTGCACCTGGTGGATGGAGAGGGGGCTGGGGCCTTCAAGGGTCTGGATGAGGCCTGTCAAACACACAGGGACCGAGGGGAgcgggtggtgggggagaggaaaCGCAGGAAGGCAGAGCAGCCGCACGATATGGCAGACCTCCATTACAGCCTGGATGAAAGATGTCGGCTTCAGGATGTGGAG GCGGAGAGTCACATGACCATACAGGAAGGAGAATTGGGCAGTGAGGAGGGTGATCAGCTGACGCAGACCTCACACAGTAACCATGGAGACACGTTGGAGACAAACCCCTATGGGCCCATGGGCCCAACGTTTAAG AAACTTCTCATTCGGTTTTATCCC AAAACGGAGCCCTTAACTTGCTCGTTGAATAAAAG CATGAGAAGAACACTGTCACCTACAGCTGATTCCAAGATTGATGACTACACACATGATTTCAAG AGCAATGCTAAAACAGCTAAACCACCGGCCACAGAACTTGCCAATCCCAGTGAGCCTGTTTCCTTCAAGAAAAACCTGTTCGAGGCTGGTGATGCATGGACCCAGAACTCGGTTAAGGTCACACTGTCCAAG GATGCCGAAGGACTTAAAGTGGGCGTGGCTGACCTCATCAACCAATGGGTGAAGGCAAGCCCAGATGGCACCAGAAGCAGTTCCCCAACCAAACCAGCA GAGATTAAACCGGGAGATGTTTTATGCAAGAAGAACTTGTGGGAGAACCTTGGTGATTCATCATCTCCAGGGAGAGGAGGCAAG GGGAGCTCCCCTGGCAAAAGATACAAATTTGTGGTGTCAGGTCATGGCAAATACGAGAAGGTGGCTGTAGATGATAACGAGTCCGACTGCAGTGAACATGACAAATATAAGCCAG
- the LOC115559284 gene encoding lymphocyte-specific protein 1 isoform X5: MSSSIKRRQSNKQGLQNLIRVTAQRSQEDAEEVERERRRRSREQPKEQCEHGDQGGRPTWGPSPNPPQDPTPPTAQYDEEVKPPQSRLVLEEDEGFSDWTQRLENRKESLLRQEHSRRSEESRFTHKQKLKHQEEEDKKAEGPETRGSITTPGTSRYSEEKICDRKKDIVISCSSSVLNLPQKARSLAPKVLPRNISSLESETTRPCSPTHRDLHLVDGEGAGAFKGLDEACQTHRDRGERVVGERKRRKAEQPHDMADLHYSLDERCRLQDVEAESHMTIQEGELGSEEGDQLTQTSHSNHGDTLETNPYGPMGPTFKKLLIRFYPKTEPLTCSLNKSMRRTLSPTADSKIDDYTHDFKDAEGLKVGVADLINQWVKASPDGTRSSSPTKPAEIKPGDVLCKKNLWENLGDSSSPGRGGKGSSPGKRYKFVVSGHGKYEKVAVDDNESDCSEHDKYKPAGDYHEDL; this comes from the exons ATGTCCAGCTCCATCAAGAGAAGACAATCCAACAAGCAGGGCTTGCAGAACCTCATAAG GGTGACAGCCCAACGCAGCCAAGAGGATGCTGAGGAGGTGGAGCGCGAGCGCAGACGGAGATCCAGGGAGCAGCCCAAGGAGCAGTGTGAGCATGGAGACCAAGGGGGCAGGCCCACCTGGGGCCCGAGCCCTAACCCGCCACAGGACCCCACACCTCCAACAGCACA GTACGACGAGGAAGTGAAACCTCCTCAAAGCCGATTGGTTCTGGAAGAGGATGAGGGCTTTAGCGATTGGACCCAAAGGTTGGAGAACCGTAAGGAAAGCCTACTGAGGCAGGAGCACAGCCGGAGGTCTGAAGAGAGCCGTTTCACTCACAAGCAGAAGCTCAAacaccaggaggaggaagataaaAAGGCGGAGGGGCCAGAGACCCGAGGCAGCATCACGACTCCAGGAACTTCAAGATACTCAGAGGAAAAG ATATGTGACAGGAAAAAGGACATTGTGATATCATGCAGCTCCTCCGTCTTGAATTTACCCCAGAAGGCGAGGAGCCTAGCGCCCAAGGTCCTGCCGAGGAACATCAGCTCTCTTGAATCAGAAACGACGAGGCCCTG CTCGCCCACTCACAGAGACCTGCACCTGGTGGATGGAGAGGGGGCTGGGGCCTTCAAGGGTCTGGATGAGGCCTGTCAAACACACAGGGACCGAGGGGAgcgggtggtgggggagaggaaaCGCAGGAAGGCAGAGCAGCCGCACGATATGGCAGACCTCCATTACAGCCTGGATGAAAGATGTCGGCTTCAGGATGTGGAG GCGGAGAGTCACATGACCATACAGGAAGGAGAATTGGGCAGTGAGGAGGGTGATCAGCTGACGCAGACCTCACACAGTAACCATGGAGACACGTTGGAGACAAACCCCTATGGGCCCATGGGCCCAACGTTTAAG AAACTTCTCATTCGGTTTTATCCC AAAACGGAGCCCTTAACTTGCTCGTTGAATAAAAG CATGAGAAGAACACTGTCACCTACAGCTGATTCCAAGATTGATGACTACACACATGATTTCAAG GATGCCGAAGGACTTAAAGTGGGCGTGGCTGACCTCATCAACCAATGGGTGAAGGCAAGCCCAGATGGCACCAGAAGCAGTTCCCCAACCAAACCAGCA GAGATTAAACCGGGAGATGTTTTATGCAAGAAGAACTTGTGGGAGAACCTTGGTGATTCATCATCTCCAGGGAGAGGAGGCAAG GGGAGCTCCCCTGGCAAAAGATACAAATTTGTGGTGTCAGGTCATGGCAAATACGAGAAGGTGGCTGTAGATGATAACGAGTCCGACTGCAGTGAACATGACAAATATAAGCCAG
- the LOC115559284 gene encoding lymphocyte-specific protein 1 isoform X1: protein MSSSIKRRQSNKQGLQNLIRVTAQRSQEDAEEVERERRRRSREQPKEQCEHGDQGGRPTWGPSPNPPQDPTPPTAQYDEEVKPPQSRLVLEEDEGFSDWTQRLENRKESLLRQEHSRRSEESRFTHKQKLKHQEEEDKKAEGPETRGSITTPGTSRYSEEKICDRKKDIVISCSSSVLNLPQKARSLAPKVLPRNISSLESETTRPCSPTHRDLHLVDGEGAGAFKGLDEACQTHRDRGERVVGERKRRKAEQPHDMADLHYSLDERCRLQDVEAESHMTIQEGELGSEEGDQLTQTSHSNHGDTLETNPYGPMGPTFKKLLIRFYPKTEPLTCSLNKSMRRTLSPTADSKIDDYTHDFKSNAKTAKPPATELANPSEPVSFKKNLFEAGDAWTQNSVKVTLSKDAEGLKVGVADLINQWVKASPDGTRSSSPTKPAEIKPGDVLCKKNLWENLGDSSSPGRGGKGSSPGKRYKFVVSGHGKYEKVAVDDNESDCSEHDKYKPAGDYHEDL, encoded by the exons ATGTCCAGCTCCATCAAGAGAAGACAATCCAACAAGCAGGGCTTGCAGAACCTCATAAG GGTGACAGCCCAACGCAGCCAAGAGGATGCTGAGGAGGTGGAGCGCGAGCGCAGACGGAGATCCAGGGAGCAGCCCAAGGAGCAGTGTGAGCATGGAGACCAAGGGGGCAGGCCCACCTGGGGCCCGAGCCCTAACCCGCCACAGGACCCCACACCTCCAACAGCACA GTACGACGAGGAAGTGAAACCTCCTCAAAGCCGATTGGTTCTGGAAGAGGATGAGGGCTTTAGCGATTGGACCCAAAGGTTGGAGAACCGTAAGGAAAGCCTACTGAGGCAGGAGCACAGCCGGAGGTCTGAAGAGAGCCGTTTCACTCACAAGCAGAAGCTCAAacaccaggaggaggaagataaaAAGGCGGAGGGGCCAGAGACCCGAGGCAGCATCACGACTCCAGGAACTTCAAGATACTCAGAGGAAAAG ATATGTGACAGGAAAAAGGACATTGTGATATCATGCAGCTCCTCCGTCTTGAATTTACCCCAGAAGGCGAGGAGCCTAGCGCCCAAGGTCCTGCCGAGGAACATCAGCTCTCTTGAATCAGAAACGACGAGGCCCTG CTCGCCCACTCACAGAGACCTGCACCTGGTGGATGGAGAGGGGGCTGGGGCCTTCAAGGGTCTGGATGAGGCCTGTCAAACACACAGGGACCGAGGGGAgcgggtggtgggggagaggaaaCGCAGGAAGGCAGAGCAGCCGCACGATATGGCAGACCTCCATTACAGCCTGGATGAAAGATGTCGGCTTCAGGATGTGGAG GCGGAGAGTCACATGACCATACAGGAAGGAGAATTGGGCAGTGAGGAGGGTGATCAGCTGACGCAGACCTCACACAGTAACCATGGAGACACGTTGGAGACAAACCCCTATGGGCCCATGGGCCCAACGTTTAAG AAACTTCTCATTCGGTTTTATCCC AAAACGGAGCCCTTAACTTGCTCGTTGAATAAAAG CATGAGAAGAACACTGTCACCTACAGCTGATTCCAAGATTGATGACTACACACATGATTTCAAG AGCAATGCTAAAACAGCTAAACCACCGGCCACAGAACTTGCCAATCCCAGTGAGCCTGTTTCCTTCAAGAAAAACCTGTTCGAGGCTGGTGATGCATGGACCCAGAACTCGGTTAAGGTCACACTGTCCAAG GATGCCGAAGGACTTAAAGTGGGCGTGGCTGACCTCATCAACCAATGGGTGAAGGCAAGCCCAGATGGCACCAGAAGCAGTTCCCCAACCAAACCAGCA GAGATTAAACCGGGAGATGTTTTATGCAAGAAGAACTTGTGGGAGAACCTTGGTGATTCATCATCTCCAGGGAGAGGAGGCAAG GGGAGCTCCCCTGGCAAAAGATACAAATTTGTGGTGTCAGGTCATGGCAAATACGAGAAGGTGGCTGTAGATGATAACGAGTCCGACTGCAGTGAACATGACAAATATAAGCCAG
- the LOC115559284 gene encoding lymphocyte-specific protein 1 isoform X2, whose translation MSSSIKRRQSNKQGLQNLIRVTAQRSQEDAEEVERERRRRSREQPKEQCEHGDQGGRPTWGPSPNPPQDPTPPTAQYDEEVKPPQSRLVLEEDEGFSDWTQRLENRKESLLRQEHSRRSEESRFTHKQKLKHQEEEDKKAEGPETRGSITTPGTSRYSEEKICDRKKDIVISCSSSVLNLPQKARSLAPKVLPRNISSLESETTRPCSPTHRDLHLVDGEGAGAFKGLDEACQTHRDRGERVVGERKRRKAEQPHDMADLHYSLDERCRLQDVEAESHMTIQEGELGSEEGDQLTQTSHSNHGDTLETNPYGPMGPTFKKTEPLTCSLNKSMRRTLSPTADSKIDDYTHDFKSNAKTAKPPATELANPSEPVSFKKNLFEAGDAWTQNSVKVTLSKDAEGLKVGVADLINQWVKASPDGTRSSSPTKPAEIKPGDVLCKKNLWENLGDSSSPGRGGKGSSPGKRYKFVVSGHGKYEKVAVDDNESDCSEHDKYKPAGDYHEDL comes from the exons ATGTCCAGCTCCATCAAGAGAAGACAATCCAACAAGCAGGGCTTGCAGAACCTCATAAG GGTGACAGCCCAACGCAGCCAAGAGGATGCTGAGGAGGTGGAGCGCGAGCGCAGACGGAGATCCAGGGAGCAGCCCAAGGAGCAGTGTGAGCATGGAGACCAAGGGGGCAGGCCCACCTGGGGCCCGAGCCCTAACCCGCCACAGGACCCCACACCTCCAACAGCACA GTACGACGAGGAAGTGAAACCTCCTCAAAGCCGATTGGTTCTGGAAGAGGATGAGGGCTTTAGCGATTGGACCCAAAGGTTGGAGAACCGTAAGGAAAGCCTACTGAGGCAGGAGCACAGCCGGAGGTCTGAAGAGAGCCGTTTCACTCACAAGCAGAAGCTCAAacaccaggaggaggaagataaaAAGGCGGAGGGGCCAGAGACCCGAGGCAGCATCACGACTCCAGGAACTTCAAGATACTCAGAGGAAAAG ATATGTGACAGGAAAAAGGACATTGTGATATCATGCAGCTCCTCCGTCTTGAATTTACCCCAGAAGGCGAGGAGCCTAGCGCCCAAGGTCCTGCCGAGGAACATCAGCTCTCTTGAATCAGAAACGACGAGGCCCTG CTCGCCCACTCACAGAGACCTGCACCTGGTGGATGGAGAGGGGGCTGGGGCCTTCAAGGGTCTGGATGAGGCCTGTCAAACACACAGGGACCGAGGGGAgcgggtggtgggggagaggaaaCGCAGGAAGGCAGAGCAGCCGCACGATATGGCAGACCTCCATTACAGCCTGGATGAAAGATGTCGGCTTCAGGATGTGGAG GCGGAGAGTCACATGACCATACAGGAAGGAGAATTGGGCAGTGAGGAGGGTGATCAGCTGACGCAGACCTCACACAGTAACCATGGAGACACGTTGGAGACAAACCCCTATGGGCCCATGGGCCCAACGTTTAAG AAAACGGAGCCCTTAACTTGCTCGTTGAATAAAAG CATGAGAAGAACACTGTCACCTACAGCTGATTCCAAGATTGATGACTACACACATGATTTCAAG AGCAATGCTAAAACAGCTAAACCACCGGCCACAGAACTTGCCAATCCCAGTGAGCCTGTTTCCTTCAAGAAAAACCTGTTCGAGGCTGGTGATGCATGGACCCAGAACTCGGTTAAGGTCACACTGTCCAAG GATGCCGAAGGACTTAAAGTGGGCGTGGCTGACCTCATCAACCAATGGGTGAAGGCAAGCCCAGATGGCACCAGAAGCAGTTCCCCAACCAAACCAGCA GAGATTAAACCGGGAGATGTTTTATGCAAGAAGAACTTGTGGGAGAACCTTGGTGATTCATCATCTCCAGGGAGAGGAGGCAAG GGGAGCTCCCCTGGCAAAAGATACAAATTTGTGGTGTCAGGTCATGGCAAATACGAGAAGGTGGCTGTAGATGATAACGAGTCCGACTGCAGTGAACATGACAAATATAAGCCAG
- the LOC115559284 gene encoding non-muscle caldesmon isoform X6 yields the protein MSSSIKRRQSNKQGLQNLIRVTAQRSQEDAEEVERERRRRSREQPKEQCEHGDQGGRPTWGPSPNPPQDPTPPTAQYDEEVKPPQSRLVLEEDEGFSDWTQRLENRKESLLRQEHSRRSEESRFTHKQKLKHQEEEDKKAEGPETRGSITTPGTSRYSEEKICDRKKDIVISCSSSVLNLPQKARSLAPKVLPRNISSLESETTRPCSPTHRDLHLVDGEGAGAFKGLDEACQTHRDRGERVVGERKRRKAEQPHDMADLHYSLDERCRLQDVEAESHMTIQEGELGSEEGDQLTQTSHSNHGDTLETNPYGPMGPTFKKLLIRFYPKTEPLTCSLNKSMRRTLSPTADSKIDDYTHDFKSNAKTAKPPATELANPSEPVSFKKNLFEAGDAWTQNSVKVTLSKDAEGLKVGVADLINQWVKASPDGTRSSSPTKPALLMLWP from the exons ATGTCCAGCTCCATCAAGAGAAGACAATCCAACAAGCAGGGCTTGCAGAACCTCATAAG GGTGACAGCCCAACGCAGCCAAGAGGATGCTGAGGAGGTGGAGCGCGAGCGCAGACGGAGATCCAGGGAGCAGCCCAAGGAGCAGTGTGAGCATGGAGACCAAGGGGGCAGGCCCACCTGGGGCCCGAGCCCTAACCCGCCACAGGACCCCACACCTCCAACAGCACA GTACGACGAGGAAGTGAAACCTCCTCAAAGCCGATTGGTTCTGGAAGAGGATGAGGGCTTTAGCGATTGGACCCAAAGGTTGGAGAACCGTAAGGAAAGCCTACTGAGGCAGGAGCACAGCCGGAGGTCTGAAGAGAGCCGTTTCACTCACAAGCAGAAGCTCAAacaccaggaggaggaagataaaAAGGCGGAGGGGCCAGAGACCCGAGGCAGCATCACGACTCCAGGAACTTCAAGATACTCAGAGGAAAAG ATATGTGACAGGAAAAAGGACATTGTGATATCATGCAGCTCCTCCGTCTTGAATTTACCCCAGAAGGCGAGGAGCCTAGCGCCCAAGGTCCTGCCGAGGAACATCAGCTCTCTTGAATCAGAAACGACGAGGCCCTG CTCGCCCACTCACAGAGACCTGCACCTGGTGGATGGAGAGGGGGCTGGGGCCTTCAAGGGTCTGGATGAGGCCTGTCAAACACACAGGGACCGAGGGGAgcgggtggtgggggagaggaaaCGCAGGAAGGCAGAGCAGCCGCACGATATGGCAGACCTCCATTACAGCCTGGATGAAAGATGTCGGCTTCAGGATGTGGAG GCGGAGAGTCACATGACCATACAGGAAGGAGAATTGGGCAGTGAGGAGGGTGATCAGCTGACGCAGACCTCACACAGTAACCATGGAGACACGTTGGAGACAAACCCCTATGGGCCCATGGGCCCAACGTTTAAG AAACTTCTCATTCGGTTTTATCCC AAAACGGAGCCCTTAACTTGCTCGTTGAATAAAAG CATGAGAAGAACACTGTCACCTACAGCTGATTCCAAGATTGATGACTACACACATGATTTCAAG AGCAATGCTAAAACAGCTAAACCACCGGCCACAGAACTTGCCAATCCCAGTGAGCCTGTTTCCTTCAAGAAAAACCTGTTCGAGGCTGGTGATGCATGGACCCAGAACTCGGTTAAGGTCACACTGTCCAAG GATGCCGAAGGACTTAAAGTGGGCGTGGCTGACCTCATCAACCAATGGGTGAAGGCAAGCCCAGATGGCACCAGAAGCAGTTCCCCAACCAAACCAGCA ctgTTAATGTTGTGGCCTTAA
- the LOC115559288 gene encoding troponin I, fast skeletal muscle isoform X2 has translation MDFLHSKMSEKKVSSSRKSKLKIGQSMLEQESLEVERRKISYMEEKCPPLNFPQSMPELQELCEKLHNQIDLVDEERYDAAGKVSKSRMEIDDLKMVVQDLNGRFKKPALRRVRMSAEAMVAALLGSKHKVSMDLRGNLQQVKREVKEEEKHTGDWRKNIEDKSGMDGRKKMFETEA, from the exons ATGGACTTTCTTCATAGCAAGATGTCGGA GAAGAAGGTGTCCAGCAGCCGGAAAAGCAAACTGAAG ATTGGCCAGTCCATGCTGGAACAGGAATCCCTCGAGGTGGAGAGAAGGAAAATAAgttacatggaggagaagtgccCTCCTCTCAACTTCCCTCAGTCTATGCCGGAGCTCCAG GAGCTCTGTGAGAAGCTTCACAATCAGATCGACCTGGTGGACGAAGAGCGGTATGACGCGGCGGGAAAAGTTTCAAAGTCAAGGATGGAg ATTGATGACCTGAAGATGGTGGTGCAGGATCTGAACGGCAGGTTTAAGAAGCCTGCTCTGAGGAGGGTGAGGATGTCTGCCGAGGCCATGGTGGCCGCCCTCCTGGGATCCAAACACAAAGTGTCCATGGACCTCAGGGGTAACCTCCAACAGGTTAAGAGGGAGGTCAAAGAGGAG GAGAAACACACTGGAGACTGGCGAAAGAATATCGAAGACAAGTCTGGCATGGATGGAAGGAAGAAGATGTTTGAGACAGAGGCCTAA
- the LOC115559288 gene encoding troponin I, fast skeletal muscle isoform X1: MDFLHSKMSEKKVSSSRKSKLKSLLLQIGQSMLEQESLEVERRKISYMEEKCPPLNFPQSMPELQELCEKLHNQIDLVDEERYDAAGKVSKSRMEIDDLKMVVQDLNGRFKKPALRRVRMSAEAMVAALLGSKHKVSMDLRGNLQQVKREVKEEEKHTGDWRKNIEDKSGMDGRKKMFETEA; encoded by the exons ATGGACTTTCTTCATAGCAAGATGTCGGA GAAGAAGGTGTCCAGCAGCCGGAAAAGCAAACTGAAG AGCTTGTTGCTTCAGATTGGCCAGTCCATGCTGGAACAGGAATCCCTCGAGGTGGAGAGAAGGAAAATAAgttacatggaggagaagtgccCTCCTCTCAACTTCCCTCAGTCTATGCCGGAGCTCCAG GAGCTCTGTGAGAAGCTTCACAATCAGATCGACCTGGTGGACGAAGAGCGGTATGACGCGGCGGGAAAAGTTTCAAAGTCAAGGATGGAg ATTGATGACCTGAAGATGGTGGTGCAGGATCTGAACGGCAGGTTTAAGAAGCCTGCTCTGAGGAGGGTGAGGATGTCTGCCGAGGCCATGGTGGCCGCCCTCCTGGGATCCAAACACAAAGTGTCCATGGACCTCAGGGGTAACCTCCAACAGGTTAAGAGGGAGGTCAAAGAGGAG GAGAAACACACTGGAGACTGGCGAAAGAATATCGAAGACAAGTCTGGCATGGATGGAAGGAAGAAGATGTTTGAGACAGAGGCCTAA